In the Alligator mississippiensis isolate rAllMis1 chromosome 7, rAllMis1, whole genome shotgun sequence genome, one interval contains:
- the TRPC1 gene encoding short transient receptor potential channel 1 isoform X1, translated as MAALYQSADPSASASPNKLLALKDVRHVKEETTLDEKLFLLACDKGDYYMVKRLLEENSSGEMNINCVDVLGRNAVTITIENENLDILQLLLDYGCQSSDALLVAIDSEVVGAVDILLNHRPKRSSRPTIVKLMERIQNPEYSTTMDVAPVILAAHRNNYEILTMLLKQDISLPKPHAVGCECTLCTAKNKKDSLRHSRFRLDIYRCLASPALIMLTEEDPILRAFELSADLKELSLVEVEFRNDYEELAQQCKTFAKDLLAQARNSRELEVILNHTSSDEHIDKRGLLEERMNLSRLKLAIKYNQKEFVAQSNCQQFLNTVWFGQMAGYRRKHTCKKILTVLTVGFFWPVLSLCYLLAPKSRVGQIIHTPFMKFIIHGASYFTFLLLLNLYSLVYNEAKKNTMGPALERIDYLLIIWLIGMVWSDVKRLWYDGLEDFLEESRNQLSFVMNSLYLATFALKVVAHNKFHGFGERIKWDAFHPTLVAEGLFAFANVLSYLRLFFMYTTSSILGPLQISMGQMLQDFGKFLGMFLLVLFSFTIGLTQLYDKGFAVSNDKDCTGIFCEQQSNDTFHSFIGTCFALFWYIFSLAHVAIFVTRFSYGEELQSFVGAVIVGTYNVVVVIVLTKLLVAMLHKSFQLIANHEDKEWKFARAKLWLSYFDDKCTLPPPFNVIPSPKTICYLFNSLSKWICSHTSSGKVKRQNSLKEWRNLKQKRDENYQKVMCCLVHRYLTSMRQKMQSTDQATVENLNELRQDLSKFRNEMRDLLGFRTSKYAMFYPRN; from the exons ATGGCCGCGCTGTACCAGAGCGCCGacccctcggcctcggcctccCCCAACAAGCTGCTGGCGCTGAAGGACGTGCGGCATGTGAAGGAGGAAACCACCCTGGACGAGAAGCTCTTCCTGCTCGCCTGCGACAAAG GTGATTATTACATGGTTAAGAGACTGTTGGAAGAGAACAGCTCCGGTGAAATGAACATAAATTGCGTGGATGTGCTTGGGAGAAACGCTGTTACCATAACCATTGAGAATGAAAATTTGGACATACTCCAGCTTCTTTTGGATTATGGCTGCCAG TCATCAGATGCACTTTTGGTTGCTATTGACTCGGAAGTAGTGGGAGCTGTTGATATACTACTTAATCATCGACCAAAACGATCTTCAAGACCAACTATTGTA AAACTAATGGAACGTATTCAGAACCCAGAGTATTCAACAACCATGGATGTGGCACCTGTCATTTTAGCTGCTCATCGAAACAACTATGAGATCCTTACAATGCTATTGAAACAGGATATATCATTACCCAAACCTCATGCTGTGGGCTGCGAATGCACACTGTGTACTGCAAAAAATAAGAAAGATAGTCTACGGCACTCCAG GTTTCGTCTTGACATCTATAGGTGTTTGGCCAGTCCGGCTTTAATAATGTTAACAGAGGAGGATCCTATCCTAAGAGCTTTTGAACTTAGTGCAGACTTAAAAGAATTAAGTCTTGTTGAAGTTGAATTCAG AAATGATTATGAGGAGTTAGCCCAGCAGTGCAAAACCTTTGCTAAAGACTTGCTTGCCCAGGCACGAAACTCACGTGAGCTTGAAGTTATTCTAAACCACACATCTAGTGATGAGCATATAGATAAACGAGGATTGTTAGAAGAGAGGATGAATTTGAGTCGCTTAAAGCTTGCCATCAAGTATAATCAAAAGGAA TTTGTTGCCCAGTCTAACTGTCAGCAGTTTCTCAATACTGTATGGTTTGGACAGATGGCAGGCTACCGACGCAAACACACTTGTAAGAAGATTTTGACTGTTTTGacagttggctttttttggccagtgctgTCCCTCTGTTACTTGTTAGCTCCAAAATCACGAGTAGGTCAAATAATTCACACTCCTTTTATGAAGTTTATTATTCATGGAGCTTCATATTTCACGTTCCTGTTGTTGCTTAACTTGTACTCACTTGTCTATAATGAAGCTAAGAAGAACACAATGGGGCCAGCACTTGAGAGAATAGATTATCTTCTGATAATATGGCTTATTG GAATGGTGTGGTCAGACGTTAAAAGACTCTGGTATGATGGCTTAGAAGACTTCTTAGAAGAATCTCGTAATCAACTAAGTTTTGTCATGAATTCTCTGTATCTGGCAACCTTTGCTCTCAAAGTTGTTGCTCATAACAAG tTCCATGGATTTGGTGAGAGGATAAAGTGGGACGCATTCCATCCTACACTTGTGGCAGAAGGTCTCTTTGCTTTTGCTAATGTTCTCAGTTACCTTCGACTCTTCTTCATGTATACCACCAGCTCTATCCTAGGGCCACTGCAG ATTTCAATGGGTCAGATGCTACAAGATTTTGGAAAATTCTTAGGGATGTTCCTTCTTGTCTTGTTCTCATTCACAATTGGATTGACCCAACTGTATGATAAAGGATTTGCTGTCAGCAACGACAAGGACTGTACCGGGATCTTCTGTGAGCAGCAAAGCAATGACACATTTCATTC gttTATTGGCACCTGCTTCGCTCTGTTCTGGTACATATTCTCTCTAGCACATGTAGCAATCTTTGTCACTAGATTTAGCTATGGTGAAGAGTTGCAATCTTTTGTGGGGGCTGTAATTGTTGGGACCTACAACGTAGTGGTTGTGATTGTCCTTACCAAGCTTCTAGTGGCAATGCTTCATAAAAGTTTTCAGCTTATAGCA AATCATGAAGATAAAGAGTGGAAATTCGCTCGTGCCAAACTTTGGCTTAGTTACTTTGATGACAAATGCACACTGCCTCCACCTTTCAATGTCATTCCTTCGCCCAAGACCATCTGCTATCTCTTTAACAGCCTCAGTAAATGGATCTGCTCTCATACGTCAAGTGGCAAAGTAAAACGTCAGAATAGTCTGAAG gaATGGAGAAATTTGAAGCAAAAGAGGGATGAGAATTACCAAAAGGTGATGTGTTGTTTAGTCCATCGTTACTTGACCTCCATGAGGCAGAAGATGCAAAGCACAGATCAGGCAACTGTGGAAAATTTGAATGAACTACGGCAAGATTTATCAAAatttcgaaatgaaatgagggacCTACTTGGTTTTAGGACCTCGAAATATGCTATGTTTTATCCAAGAAACTAG
- the TRPC1 gene encoding short transient receptor potential channel 1 isoform X3, whose amino-acid sequence MAALYQSADPSASASPNKLLALKDVRHVKEETTLDEKLFLLACDKGDYYMVKRLLEENSSGEMNINCVDVLGRNAVTITIENENLDILQLLLDYGCQSSDALLVAIDSEVVGAVDILLNHRPKRSSRPTIVKLMERIQNPEYSTTMDVAPVILAAHRNNYEILTMLLKQDISLPKPHAVGCECTLCTAKNKKDSLRHSRFRLDIYRCLASPALIMLTEEDPILRAFELSADLKELSLVEVEFRNDYEELAQQCKTFAKDLLAQARNSRELEVILNHTSSDEHIDKRGLLEERMNLSRLKLAIKYNQKEFVAQSNCQQFLNTVWFGQMAGYRRKHTCKKILTVLTVGFFWPVLSLCYLLAPKSRVGQIIHTPFMKFIIHGASYFTFLLLLNLYSLVYNEAKKNTMGPALERIDYLLIIWLIGMVWSDVKRLWYDGLEDFLEESRNQLSFVMNSLYLATFALKVVAHNKFHGFGERIKWDAFHPTLVAEGLFAFANVLSYLRLFFMYTTSSILGPLQISMGQMLQDFGKFLGMFLLVLFSFTIGLTQLYDKGFAVSNDKDCTGIFCEQQSNDTFHSIMKIKSGNSLVPNFGLVTLMTNAHCLHLSMSFLRPRPSAISLTASVNGSALIRQVAK is encoded by the exons ATGGCCGCGCTGTACCAGAGCGCCGacccctcggcctcggcctccCCCAACAAGCTGCTGGCGCTGAAGGACGTGCGGCATGTGAAGGAGGAAACCACCCTGGACGAGAAGCTCTTCCTGCTCGCCTGCGACAAAG GTGATTATTACATGGTTAAGAGACTGTTGGAAGAGAACAGCTCCGGTGAAATGAACATAAATTGCGTGGATGTGCTTGGGAGAAACGCTGTTACCATAACCATTGAGAATGAAAATTTGGACATACTCCAGCTTCTTTTGGATTATGGCTGCCAG TCATCAGATGCACTTTTGGTTGCTATTGACTCGGAAGTAGTGGGAGCTGTTGATATACTACTTAATCATCGACCAAAACGATCTTCAAGACCAACTATTGTA AAACTAATGGAACGTATTCAGAACCCAGAGTATTCAACAACCATGGATGTGGCACCTGTCATTTTAGCTGCTCATCGAAACAACTATGAGATCCTTACAATGCTATTGAAACAGGATATATCATTACCCAAACCTCATGCTGTGGGCTGCGAATGCACACTGTGTACTGCAAAAAATAAGAAAGATAGTCTACGGCACTCCAG GTTTCGTCTTGACATCTATAGGTGTTTGGCCAGTCCGGCTTTAATAATGTTAACAGAGGAGGATCCTATCCTAAGAGCTTTTGAACTTAGTGCAGACTTAAAAGAATTAAGTCTTGTTGAAGTTGAATTCAG AAATGATTATGAGGAGTTAGCCCAGCAGTGCAAAACCTTTGCTAAAGACTTGCTTGCCCAGGCACGAAACTCACGTGAGCTTGAAGTTATTCTAAACCACACATCTAGTGATGAGCATATAGATAAACGAGGATTGTTAGAAGAGAGGATGAATTTGAGTCGCTTAAAGCTTGCCATCAAGTATAATCAAAAGGAA TTTGTTGCCCAGTCTAACTGTCAGCAGTTTCTCAATACTGTATGGTTTGGACAGATGGCAGGCTACCGACGCAAACACACTTGTAAGAAGATTTTGACTGTTTTGacagttggctttttttggccagtgctgTCCCTCTGTTACTTGTTAGCTCCAAAATCACGAGTAGGTCAAATAATTCACACTCCTTTTATGAAGTTTATTATTCATGGAGCTTCATATTTCACGTTCCTGTTGTTGCTTAACTTGTACTCACTTGTCTATAATGAAGCTAAGAAGAACACAATGGGGCCAGCACTTGAGAGAATAGATTATCTTCTGATAATATGGCTTATTG GAATGGTGTGGTCAGACGTTAAAAGACTCTGGTATGATGGCTTAGAAGACTTCTTAGAAGAATCTCGTAATCAACTAAGTTTTGTCATGAATTCTCTGTATCTGGCAACCTTTGCTCTCAAAGTTGTTGCTCATAACAAG tTCCATGGATTTGGTGAGAGGATAAAGTGGGACGCATTCCATCCTACACTTGTGGCAGAAGGTCTCTTTGCTTTTGCTAATGTTCTCAGTTACCTTCGACTCTTCTTCATGTATACCACCAGCTCTATCCTAGGGCCACTGCAG ATTTCAATGGGTCAGATGCTACAAGATTTTGGAAAATTCTTAGGGATGTTCCTTCTTGTCTTGTTCTCATTCACAATTGGATTGACCCAACTGTATGATAAAGGATTTGCTGTCAGCAACGACAAGGACTGTACCGGGATCTTCTGTGAGCAGCAAAGCAATGACACATTTCATTC AATCATGAAGATAAAGAGTGGAAATTCGCTCGTGCCAAACTTTGGCTTAGTTACTTTGATGACAAATGCACACTGCCTCCACCTTTCAATGTCATTCCTTCGCCCAAGACCATCTGCTATCTCTTTAACAGCCTCAGTAAATGGATCTGCTCTCATACGTCAAGTGGCAAAGTAA
- the TRPC1 gene encoding short transient receptor potential channel 1 isoform X4, whose product MAGYRRKHTCKKILTVLTVGFFWPVLSLCYLLAPKSRVGQIIHTPFMKFIIHGASYFTFLLLLNLYSLVYNEAKKNTMGPALERIDYLLIIWLIGMVWSDVKRLWYDGLEDFLEESRNQLSFVMNSLYLATFALKVVAHNKFHGFGERIKWDAFHPTLVAEGLFAFANVLSYLRLFFMYTTSSILGPLQISMGQMLQDFGKFLGMFLLVLFSFTIGLTQLYDKGFAVSNDKDCTGIFCEQQSNDTFHSFIGTCFALFWYIFSLAHVAIFVTRFSYGEELQSFVGAVIVGTYNVVVVIVLTKLLVAMLHKSFQLIANHEDKEWKFARAKLWLSYFDDKCTLPPPFNVIPSPKTICYLFNSLSKWICSHTSSGKVKRQNSLKEWRNLKQKRDENYQKVMCCLVHRYLTSMRQKMQSTDQATVENLNELRQDLSKFRNEMRDLLGFRTSKYAMFYPRN is encoded by the exons ATGGCAGGCTACCGACGCAAACACACTTGTAAGAAGATTTTGACTGTTTTGacagttggctttttttggccagtgctgTCCCTCTGTTACTTGTTAGCTCCAAAATCACGAGTAGGTCAAATAATTCACACTCCTTTTATGAAGTTTATTATTCATGGAGCTTCATATTTCACGTTCCTGTTGTTGCTTAACTTGTACTCACTTGTCTATAATGAAGCTAAGAAGAACACAATGGGGCCAGCACTTGAGAGAATAGATTATCTTCTGATAATATGGCTTATTG GAATGGTGTGGTCAGACGTTAAAAGACTCTGGTATGATGGCTTAGAAGACTTCTTAGAAGAATCTCGTAATCAACTAAGTTTTGTCATGAATTCTCTGTATCTGGCAACCTTTGCTCTCAAAGTTGTTGCTCATAACAAG tTCCATGGATTTGGTGAGAGGATAAAGTGGGACGCATTCCATCCTACACTTGTGGCAGAAGGTCTCTTTGCTTTTGCTAATGTTCTCAGTTACCTTCGACTCTTCTTCATGTATACCACCAGCTCTATCCTAGGGCCACTGCAG ATTTCAATGGGTCAGATGCTACAAGATTTTGGAAAATTCTTAGGGATGTTCCTTCTTGTCTTGTTCTCATTCACAATTGGATTGACCCAACTGTATGATAAAGGATTTGCTGTCAGCAACGACAAGGACTGTACCGGGATCTTCTGTGAGCAGCAAAGCAATGACACATTTCATTC gttTATTGGCACCTGCTTCGCTCTGTTCTGGTACATATTCTCTCTAGCACATGTAGCAATCTTTGTCACTAGATTTAGCTATGGTGAAGAGTTGCAATCTTTTGTGGGGGCTGTAATTGTTGGGACCTACAACGTAGTGGTTGTGATTGTCCTTACCAAGCTTCTAGTGGCAATGCTTCATAAAAGTTTTCAGCTTATAGCA AATCATGAAGATAAAGAGTGGAAATTCGCTCGTGCCAAACTTTGGCTTAGTTACTTTGATGACAAATGCACACTGCCTCCACCTTTCAATGTCATTCCTTCGCCCAAGACCATCTGCTATCTCTTTAACAGCCTCAGTAAATGGATCTGCTCTCATACGTCAAGTGGCAAAGTAAAACGTCAGAATAGTCTGAAG gaATGGAGAAATTTGAAGCAAAAGAGGGATGAGAATTACCAAAAGGTGATGTGTTGTTTAGTCCATCGTTACTTGACCTCCATGAGGCAGAAGATGCAAAGCACAGATCAGGCAACTGTGGAAAATTTGAATGAACTACGGCAAGATTTATCAAAatttcgaaatgaaatgagggacCTACTTGGTTTTAGGACCTCGAAATATGCTATGTTTTATCCAAGAAACTAG
- the TRPC1 gene encoding short transient receptor potential channel 1 isoform X2, translating to MVKRLLEENSSGEMNINCVDVLGRNAVTITIENENLDILQLLLDYGCQSSDALLVAIDSEVVGAVDILLNHRPKRSSRPTIVKLMERIQNPEYSTTMDVAPVILAAHRNNYEILTMLLKQDISLPKPHAVGCECTLCTAKNKKDSLRHSRFRLDIYRCLASPALIMLTEEDPILRAFELSADLKELSLVEVEFRNDYEELAQQCKTFAKDLLAQARNSRELEVILNHTSSDEHIDKRGLLEERMNLSRLKLAIKYNQKEFVAQSNCQQFLNTVWFGQMAGYRRKHTCKKILTVLTVGFFWPVLSLCYLLAPKSRVGQIIHTPFMKFIIHGASYFTFLLLLNLYSLVYNEAKKNTMGPALERIDYLLIIWLIGMVWSDVKRLWYDGLEDFLEESRNQLSFVMNSLYLATFALKVVAHNKFHGFGERIKWDAFHPTLVAEGLFAFANVLSYLRLFFMYTTSSILGPLQISMGQMLQDFGKFLGMFLLVLFSFTIGLTQLYDKGFAVSNDKDCTGIFCEQQSNDTFHSFIGTCFALFWYIFSLAHVAIFVTRFSYGEELQSFVGAVIVGTYNVVVVIVLTKLLVAMLHKSFQLIANHEDKEWKFARAKLWLSYFDDKCTLPPPFNVIPSPKTICYLFNSLSKWICSHTSSGKVKRQNSLKEWRNLKQKRDENYQKVMCCLVHRYLTSMRQKMQSTDQATVENLNELRQDLSKFRNEMRDLLGFRTSKYAMFYPRN from the exons ATGGTTAAGAGACTGTTGGAAGAGAACAGCTCCGGTGAAATGAACATAAATTGCGTGGATGTGCTTGGGAGAAACGCTGTTACCATAACCATTGAGAATGAAAATTTGGACATACTCCAGCTTCTTTTGGATTATGGCTGCCAG TCATCAGATGCACTTTTGGTTGCTATTGACTCGGAAGTAGTGGGAGCTGTTGATATACTACTTAATCATCGACCAAAACGATCTTCAAGACCAACTATTGTA AAACTAATGGAACGTATTCAGAACCCAGAGTATTCAACAACCATGGATGTGGCACCTGTCATTTTAGCTGCTCATCGAAACAACTATGAGATCCTTACAATGCTATTGAAACAGGATATATCATTACCCAAACCTCATGCTGTGGGCTGCGAATGCACACTGTGTACTGCAAAAAATAAGAAAGATAGTCTACGGCACTCCAG GTTTCGTCTTGACATCTATAGGTGTTTGGCCAGTCCGGCTTTAATAATGTTAACAGAGGAGGATCCTATCCTAAGAGCTTTTGAACTTAGTGCAGACTTAAAAGAATTAAGTCTTGTTGAAGTTGAATTCAG AAATGATTATGAGGAGTTAGCCCAGCAGTGCAAAACCTTTGCTAAAGACTTGCTTGCCCAGGCACGAAACTCACGTGAGCTTGAAGTTATTCTAAACCACACATCTAGTGATGAGCATATAGATAAACGAGGATTGTTAGAAGAGAGGATGAATTTGAGTCGCTTAAAGCTTGCCATCAAGTATAATCAAAAGGAA TTTGTTGCCCAGTCTAACTGTCAGCAGTTTCTCAATACTGTATGGTTTGGACAGATGGCAGGCTACCGACGCAAACACACTTGTAAGAAGATTTTGACTGTTTTGacagttggctttttttggccagtgctgTCCCTCTGTTACTTGTTAGCTCCAAAATCACGAGTAGGTCAAATAATTCACACTCCTTTTATGAAGTTTATTATTCATGGAGCTTCATATTTCACGTTCCTGTTGTTGCTTAACTTGTACTCACTTGTCTATAATGAAGCTAAGAAGAACACAATGGGGCCAGCACTTGAGAGAATAGATTATCTTCTGATAATATGGCTTATTG GAATGGTGTGGTCAGACGTTAAAAGACTCTGGTATGATGGCTTAGAAGACTTCTTAGAAGAATCTCGTAATCAACTAAGTTTTGTCATGAATTCTCTGTATCTGGCAACCTTTGCTCTCAAAGTTGTTGCTCATAACAAG tTCCATGGATTTGGTGAGAGGATAAAGTGGGACGCATTCCATCCTACACTTGTGGCAGAAGGTCTCTTTGCTTTTGCTAATGTTCTCAGTTACCTTCGACTCTTCTTCATGTATACCACCAGCTCTATCCTAGGGCCACTGCAG ATTTCAATGGGTCAGATGCTACAAGATTTTGGAAAATTCTTAGGGATGTTCCTTCTTGTCTTGTTCTCATTCACAATTGGATTGACCCAACTGTATGATAAAGGATTTGCTGTCAGCAACGACAAGGACTGTACCGGGATCTTCTGTGAGCAGCAAAGCAATGACACATTTCATTC gttTATTGGCACCTGCTTCGCTCTGTTCTGGTACATATTCTCTCTAGCACATGTAGCAATCTTTGTCACTAGATTTAGCTATGGTGAAGAGTTGCAATCTTTTGTGGGGGCTGTAATTGTTGGGACCTACAACGTAGTGGTTGTGATTGTCCTTACCAAGCTTCTAGTGGCAATGCTTCATAAAAGTTTTCAGCTTATAGCA AATCATGAAGATAAAGAGTGGAAATTCGCTCGTGCCAAACTTTGGCTTAGTTACTTTGATGACAAATGCACACTGCCTCCACCTTTCAATGTCATTCCTTCGCCCAAGACCATCTGCTATCTCTTTAACAGCCTCAGTAAATGGATCTGCTCTCATACGTCAAGTGGCAAAGTAAAACGTCAGAATAGTCTGAAG gaATGGAGAAATTTGAAGCAAAAGAGGGATGAGAATTACCAAAAGGTGATGTGTTGTTTAGTCCATCGTTACTTGACCTCCATGAGGCAGAAGATGCAAAGCACAGATCAGGCAACTGTGGAAAATTTGAATGAACTACGGCAAGATTTATCAAAatttcgaaatgaaatgagggacCTACTTGGTTTTAGGACCTCGAAATATGCTATGTTTTATCCAAGAAACTAG
- the TRPC1 gene encoding short transient receptor potential channel 1 isoform X5, translating into MVWSDVKRLWYDGLEDFLEESRNQLSFVMNSLYLATFALKVVAHNKFHGFGERIKWDAFHPTLVAEGLFAFANVLSYLRLFFMYTTSSILGPLQISMGQMLQDFGKFLGMFLLVLFSFTIGLTQLYDKGFAVSNDKDCTGIFCEQQSNDTFHSFIGTCFALFWYIFSLAHVAIFVTRFSYGEELQSFVGAVIVGTYNVVVVIVLTKLLVAMLHKSFQLIANHEDKEWKFARAKLWLSYFDDKCTLPPPFNVIPSPKTICYLFNSLSKWICSHTSSGKVKRQNSLKEWRNLKQKRDENYQKVMCCLVHRYLTSMRQKMQSTDQATVENLNELRQDLSKFRNEMRDLLGFRTSKYAMFYPRN; encoded by the exons ATGGTGTGGTCAGACGTTAAAAGACTCTGGTATGATGGCTTAGAAGACTTCTTAGAAGAATCTCGTAATCAACTAAGTTTTGTCATGAATTCTCTGTATCTGGCAACCTTTGCTCTCAAAGTTGTTGCTCATAACAAG tTCCATGGATTTGGTGAGAGGATAAAGTGGGACGCATTCCATCCTACACTTGTGGCAGAAGGTCTCTTTGCTTTTGCTAATGTTCTCAGTTACCTTCGACTCTTCTTCATGTATACCACCAGCTCTATCCTAGGGCCACTGCAG ATTTCAATGGGTCAGATGCTACAAGATTTTGGAAAATTCTTAGGGATGTTCCTTCTTGTCTTGTTCTCATTCACAATTGGATTGACCCAACTGTATGATAAAGGATTTGCTGTCAGCAACGACAAGGACTGTACCGGGATCTTCTGTGAGCAGCAAAGCAATGACACATTTCATTC gttTATTGGCACCTGCTTCGCTCTGTTCTGGTACATATTCTCTCTAGCACATGTAGCAATCTTTGTCACTAGATTTAGCTATGGTGAAGAGTTGCAATCTTTTGTGGGGGCTGTAATTGTTGGGACCTACAACGTAGTGGTTGTGATTGTCCTTACCAAGCTTCTAGTGGCAATGCTTCATAAAAGTTTTCAGCTTATAGCA AATCATGAAGATAAAGAGTGGAAATTCGCTCGTGCCAAACTTTGGCTTAGTTACTTTGATGACAAATGCACACTGCCTCCACCTTTCAATGTCATTCCTTCGCCCAAGACCATCTGCTATCTCTTTAACAGCCTCAGTAAATGGATCTGCTCTCATACGTCAAGTGGCAAAGTAAAACGTCAGAATAGTCTGAAG gaATGGAGAAATTTGAAGCAAAAGAGGGATGAGAATTACCAAAAGGTGATGTGTTGTTTAGTCCATCGTTACTTGACCTCCATGAGGCAGAAGATGCAAAGCACAGATCAGGCAACTGTGGAAAATTTGAATGAACTACGGCAAGATTTATCAAAatttcgaaatgaaatgagggacCTACTTGGTTTTAGGACCTCGAAATATGCTATGTTTTATCCAAGAAACTAG